A window from Drosophila subobscura isolate 14011-0131.10 chromosome O, UCBerk_Dsub_1.0, whole genome shotgun sequence encodes these proteins:
- the LOC117898076 gene encoding transcription initiation protein SPT3 homolog: protein MHHNAKRVMRQNSVCVLTNDLASSPVMLAPTPPSAPTTPQLQVVEDVKPIQVQRQVILLQSGNIAQTPAPPHGAAPQHANMAAPSAVNASNAGNPPVQDDAPVSLLTEIADIMRSFGDSDQPRTASVKLVEQILQQQLRGIFNEASLVAMRRKQNPCPSQADFEFLMRNHLVKIARMRKHLKDMRILKRFLSIRTGRPQDFMDDLEQQEEDEELAIEVHELHDEDRMRRLFRADRISQILTGQQYLEFNEARKTSFYCRHGEKIKNKFRRFLDLPADLRIPTPTMNILAYLAHETIAAIVDYSILTRLNSDNRATEPYSRVTSAGGSPAMMHVCPEVTQGRGMEVVKPISVQEIHEAMRRFRHMSSRKIGRYRNSCDIDFRRSFLAI from the coding sequence atgcatcACAATGCAAAGCGCGTAATGCGCCAAAACTCGGTATGCGTATTAACCAACGATTTGGCATCGTCGCCGGTGATGCTAGCACCCACTCCGCCCTCGGcacccaccacaccacagctGCAGGTCGTGGAAGACGTCAAACCGATTCAAGTGCAACGCCAGGTTATCCTGCTGCAGAGCGGAAACATAGCGCAGACCCCGGCTCCGCCACACGGAGCTGCACCACAGCATGCTAATATGGCTGCGCCCAGTGCCGTGAACGCCAGCAATGCTGGGAACCCTCCGGTGCAAGACGATGCGCCGGTTTCGCTGCTCACAGAGATTGCCGACATAATGCGCAGCTTTGGCGACAGCGATCAGCCGCGCACGGCCAGTGTCAAGCTGGTGGAACAGAtcctacagcagcagctgaggggAATCTTCAACGAGGCGTCTCTGGTGGCCATGCGGCGCAAGCAGAATCCGTGTCCCTCGCAGGCGGACTTTGAGTTTCTTATGCGTAACCATCTGGTGAAGATTGCCCGCATGCGAAAGCATCTCAAGGATATGCGTATACTGAAACGATTCCTCAGCATTAGGACGGGCAGGCCGCAGGACTTTATGGACGacctggagcagcaggaggaggatgaggagctgGCCATCGAAGTGCACGAGCTACACGATGAGGACCGTATGCGACGCCTGTTTCGCGCCGACCGCATCTCTCAGATCCTCACGGGCCAGCAGTACCTGGAGTTCAACGAGGCCCGCAAAACCTCCTTCTACTGTCGCCACGGCGAGAAGATCAAGAATAAGTTTCGACGCTTTCTGGATCTGCCCGCTGATCTGCGCATCCCCACGCCCACCATGAACATCCTGGCGTATTTGGCTCACGAAACGATTGCCGCCATTGTCGACTACTCCATTCTAACACGCCTCAACTCGGATAATCGCGCCACGGAGCCTTACAGTCGGGTAACCTCTGCCGGTGGCAGTCCTGCCATGATGCATGTCTGTCCCGAGGTCACTCAGGGTCGGGGCATGGAGGTGGTCAAGCCCATTAGCGTCCAGGAAATACACGAGGCTATGCGTCGCTTCCGTCATATGAGTAGTCGCAAGATTGGTCGCTATCGAAATTCCTGCGACATTGATTTCAGAAGAAGTTTCCTAGccatataa
- the LOC117898408 gene encoding DDB1- and CUL4-associated factor 12 — protein MFNGMVRTIRDSVVGTYPSCHVSTRLEERRAKQRAMRQERRRKPDKPDDFVTYEDSGSDEETPQQQDEVLNTSYNLCDYLRSRESALQDRRSVNVEYTSRYVLTHDMLRETQINLGYINKVFCSKWLSNRQVVFGTKCNKLLVYDVNMRRVDAIPTLSNSRANHPEVQGGLHAIELSPSRSFLATGARNSSDIAVYRLPTLDPVCVGENGHRDLIMGMCWLDDQFLVSGSKDSRMALWRINEDHMEFPDGGEEACPTFATIHPLSVKEVRTAQRIRSLCFNKEFKEIAALSLNGYIHIFNAETFKQTLSRKLPNCQDNVSIAYHNDGLYAVGCRSYTILLDARTLQTIKKITSRYSGCGIRATSFEGNLLTVGTGLGMLLFYDIRAGKYLESSVNASRTVALKCSKGIVYPEDDLDGFQQVKYVPAIYTHCYDSTRMRLFAAGGPLPATLVGNYAGVWQ, from the exons ATGTTCAATGGCATGGTGAGAACGATCCGCGACAGCGTCGTTGGAACCTACCCCTCTTGCCATGTCAGCACTCGGCTGGAGGAGCGGAGAGCCAAGCAAAGAGCGATGCGCCAGGAGCGCAGGCGGAAACCAGACAAGCCGGACGATTTTGTCACCTACGAAGACTCGGGCAGCGACGAAGAGacgccccagcagcaggatgagGTGCTCAACACATCATACAACCTATGCGACTACCTaaggagcagagagagtgcTCTCCAGGAT CGGCGCAGCGTCAATGTGGAGTATACCAGTCGATACGTGCTCACCCATGATATGCTGCGCGAGACCCAAATCAATCTGGGCTACATCAACAAGGTGTTCTGCTCCAAGTGGCTGAGCAACCGGCAGGTTGTGTTCGGCACCAAGTGCAATAAGCTGCTCGTCTACGATGTGAACATGCGGCGGGTGGACGCCATTCCAACGCTGTCCAACAGTCGGGCCAATCATCCGGAAGTTCAGGGAGGCCTGCATGCCATTGAGCTGTCGCCTAGTCGCTCGTTTCTGGCCACCGGTGCCCGCAACTCCTCCGACATTGCTGTGTACCGCCTGCCAACTCTGGATCCGGTGTGCGTGGGAGAGAACGGACATCGGGACTTGATCATGGGCATGTGCTGGCTAGACGATCAGTTTCTGGTCTCCGGCTCGAAGGATTCACGCATGGCCCTTTGGCGCATCAACGAGGATCATATGGAGTTTCCAGATGGCGGCGAGGAGGCGTGTCCTACCTTTGCCACCATTCATCCGCTTAGTGTTAAGGAAGTGCGAACTGCCCAAAGG ATACGCTCCCTGTGCTTCAACAAGGAGTTCAAGGAGATTGCCGCCCTCTCGCTGAACGGCTACATACACATCTTCAATGCAGAGACCTTCAAGCAGACCCTCTCTCGCAAACTGCCCAACTGCCAGGACAATGTGAGCATTGCCTATCACAACGATGGCCTGTATGCGGTCGGCTGTCGTTCCTACACGATCCTACTGGACGCCCGCACGCTGCAGACCATAAAGAAGATCACCTCCCGGTACAGTGGGTGCGGCATTCGAGCCACCTCCTTCGAGGGCAACCTCCTAACGGTGGGCACTGGCCTTGGCATGCTTCTGTTCTATGACATTCGTGCCGGAAAGTATCTGGAGAGCAGCGTAAATGCCTCCCGGACAGTCGCCCTCAAGTGCAGTAAAGGGATTGTG TACCCGGAGGACGATTTGGACGGTTTCCAGCAGGTGAAATACGTGCCTGCCATCTACACCCACTGCTATGACAGTACGAGGATGCGACTTTTCGCGGCGGGCGGTCCACTGCCAGCCACCCTGGTTGGTAACTATGCGGGAGTTTGGCAATAG